A part of Acidobacteriota bacterium genomic DNA contains:
- a CDS encoding type II toxin-antitoxin system VapC family toxin produces MLLLDTHILLWMTFGDRRFGPAARRATDEALVAGDAAVSAISFWEIALLVQKRRIRLPWEAEALRRYLLDHGLKELPVDGEVGVRSILLTELPGDPADRIIVATALNGHRLVTADRQLLDWPGQIQRLRATD; encoded by the coding sequence CTGCTACTACTCGATACGCACATTCTCCTGTGGATGACCTTCGGCGACCGGCGCTTTGGTCCCGCTGCCCGCCGTGCCACTGATGAAGCGCTCGTCGCGGGCGACGCCGCAGTGTCGGCGATTTCGTTCTGGGAGATCGCGTTGCTCGTACAGAAGCGCCGCATCAGATTGCCTTGGGAAGCAGAAGCACTAAGGCGGTACTTGCTCGATCACGGTCTCAAGGAGCTCCCAGTAGACGGAGAGGTCGGGGTGCGTTCAATCCTCCTCACCGAGCTTCCCGGCGATCCAGCCGACCGGATCATCGTTGCCACCGCGCTGAATGGCCACCGTCTGGTGACCGCCGACCGGCAGTTACTCGACTGGCCCGGCCAGATTCAGCGGCTCAGAGCCACCGACTGA
- a CDS encoding penicillin acylase family protein, with protein MSRLATAALALAVIGCAAEPETGQGPSAPPAPAAQGAPAWAADVVIHRDEWGVPHIKASTDAAVAFGSAWAQCEDHFFQLEDTYIKALGRYAEVVGESGFRSDLEVALFDLVGTSRRDFPNLPEHIRQVAEAFAAGYNYYLERHPEEKPRLLTRMEPFHVLAFERYMILGRLLGATHAPRGRLPRLAEELAASLGSNQWAVAPSKTRDGNAMLFINPHQPWYGSGMFTEMHVVSDEGLNFSGAMYPGGPLPTAGFNERLGWAYTVNAADISDTYRLTFDHPSDPLKYRYGEGYRQAEEWSATIHVLSDDGSLEPREVGLRRSHYGPIIAREDEDHYLAARVPRLYEGSRMVQALAQAKARTFEEWYAAVSMQLLQTFNTTYADADGNIFYLYNGTFARRDPSVDWTRPVDGADPNNEWGPFHPIEELPQVLNPPSGFVQNCNSTPFTTTDDGNPSLLDFPPYMVEDKHDDKRRAKVARYLLRNARDLTFEDFQDLAYDTTLYWPMTEIPVYARRLEQLERTDPDLADRVRPYLEHLLDWDYRSSLTSTQATLAVGWYEELYGRGYPVETLKPEYVNDMPARFVALERAAEKLTELYGDWKVPYGDIHRIQRHANQPSAGAVPFSDDEPSLPLAGVRGPLGVAFTLYHSPPTTLETGEERKLRYAATGASYMAVYEFGEKTRGASYLHYGQSHRPESPHFFDQARLLSERRFKPAWIHWEDVEANTVRAYRPGEF; from the coding sequence ATGAGCCGGCTCGCTACGGCGGCCCTCGCGCTCGCTGTCATCGGCTGCGCGGCCGAGCCAGAAACCGGGCAAGGCCCGTCAGCACCGCCGGCACCCGCAGCGCAGGGAGCTCCCGCCTGGGCCGCCGACGTTGTCATCCACCGCGACGAATGGGGGGTACCGCACATCAAGGCATCCACCGACGCCGCGGTCGCCTTCGGCTCCGCCTGGGCCCAGTGCGAGGACCACTTCTTCCAGCTCGAGGACACCTACATCAAGGCGCTCGGGCGGTACGCCGAGGTCGTCGGCGAGTCGGGCTTCCGCAGCGACCTCGAGGTCGCCCTCTTCGACCTCGTGGGGACCTCCCGCCGCGACTTCCCGAACCTGCCCGAGCACATCCGCCAGGTCGCCGAGGCCTTCGCGGCCGGCTACAACTACTACCTGGAGCGGCACCCCGAGGAGAAGCCGCGACTGCTGACGCGCATGGAGCCCTTCCACGTGCTCGCCTTCGAGCGCTACATGATCCTCGGCCGACTGCTCGGCGCCACCCACGCTCCACGCGGCCGGCTCCCTCGGCTGGCCGAGGAGCTGGCCGCGTCGCTCGGCTCGAACCAGTGGGCCGTCGCTCCGTCCAAGACGCGCGACGGCAACGCGATGCTGTTCATCAACCCCCACCAGCCCTGGTACGGCTCCGGCATGTTCACGGAGATGCACGTCGTGAGCGACGAGGGGCTCAACTTCTCGGGCGCCATGTACCCGGGCGGCCCGCTCCCGACCGCCGGCTTCAACGAGCGGCTCGGCTGGGCGTACACGGTCAACGCCGCCGACATCTCGGACACCTACCGTTTGACCTTCGACCACCCGAGCGACCCGCTCAAGTACCGCTACGGCGAAGGCTACCGGCAGGCCGAGGAGTGGAGCGCCACCATCCACGTCCTGAGCGATGACGGCAGTCTCGAACCGCGCGAGGTCGGGCTCCGGCGCTCGCACTACGGCCCGATCATCGCCAGGGAAGACGAGGACCACTACCTCGCCGCCCGCGTGCCGCGCCTGTACGAGGGCAGCCGCATGGTCCAGGCGCTGGCGCAGGCCAAGGCGCGGACCTTCGAGGAGTGGTACGCCGCCGTCTCGATGCAACTGCTGCAGACCTTCAACACGACCTACGCCGACGCCGACGGCAACATCTTCTACCTCTACAACGGGACGTTCGCCCGCCGCGACCCGTCGGTCGACTGGACCAGGCCCGTCGACGGCGCCGACCCGAACAACGAGTGGGGTCCGTTCCACCCGATCGAGGAGCTGCCGCAGGTCCTCAATCCACCGTCCGGGTTCGTCCAGAACTGCAACTCGACGCCCTTCACGACGACCGACGACGGCAACCCCTCGCTGCTCGACTTCCCGCCCTACATGGTCGAGGACAAGCACGACGACAAGCGCCGGGCCAAGGTGGCCCGCTACCTGCTGCGCAACGCCCGTGATCTCACCTTCGAGGACTTCCAGGACCTCGCCTACGACACGACCCTCTACTGGCCGATGACGGAGATCCCCGTCTACGCCCGCCGCCTCGAGCAGCTCGAGCGCACCGATCCGGACCTCGCCGACCGCGTGCGCCCCTACCTGGAGCATCTGCTGGACTGGGACTACAGGAGTTCGCTCACCTCCACGCAGGCGACGCTGGCCGTCGGCTGGTACGAGGAGCTCTACGGCCGCGGCTATCCGGTCGAGACCCTGAAACCCGAGTACGTGAACGACATGCCCGCGCGGTTCGTCGCCCTGGAGCGGGCCGCCGAGAAGCTGACCGAGCTTTACGGCGACTGGAAGGTGCCCTACGGCGACATCCACCGCATCCAGCGCCACGCGAACCAGCCCTCGGCCGGGGCCGTCCCCTTCTCGGACGACGAACCCAGTCTGCCGCTGGCCGGCGTCCGCGGCCCCCTCGGCGTCGCCTTCACGCTCTACCACTCGCCGCCCACAACCCTCGAGACCGGCGAAGAGCGGAAGCTCCGCTACGCTGCGACCGGCGCCTCCTACATGGCCGTCTACGAGTTCGGCGAGAAGACCCGCGGAGCGAGTTACCTCCACTACGGCCAGAGCCACCGGCCCGAGTCGCCCCACTTCTTCGACCAGGCGCGGTTGCTCTCGGAGAGACGATTCAAGCCGGCGTGGATCCATTGGGAGGACGTGGAGGCAAACACGGTGCGCGCGTATAGACCGGGCGAGTTCTGA